Proteins from a genomic interval of Desulfurobacterium sp. TC5-1:
- a CDS encoding RNA polymerase sigma factor RpoD/SigA, producing the protein MGKKEFVFGDDEFLLENIDENANPFDDTSILNAEIDPSLIESFVPDKDSLDAFLKAISKIPLLSREEELEYAKRAKEGDQEALKKLVESNLRFVVSVAKKYLGCGLPLHDLIAEGILGLIEAARRFDPDKGVKFISYAVWWIRQSIMQALAQQTGAVKIPVKQAVLVNKITRSYGELLKKLGREPTTEELADYLGMEAKDIERLLTVCQVPLSLDTPVGDEEDTTFKDFLKGEGTAEVEEKVVQEELKHSIEEMLEQLTPQEKRIIIMRFGLDGNDPKTLREIGEKLGISRERVRQLETRAKKKMKEYALKKKLNVFLN; encoded by the coding sequence ATGGGAAAAAAAGAGTTTGTTTTCGGTGATGATGAATTTTTACTTGAAAATATAGACGAAAATGCAAACCCTTTTGATGATACATCTATTTTGAATGCTGAAATAGACCCTTCTCTTATTGAATCATTCGTTCCTGATAAGGATTCACTTGACGCCTTTCTTAAGGCTATTTCTAAAATTCCTCTTCTGTCAAGGGAAGAAGAGCTTGAGTATGCAAAAAGGGCGAAGGAAGGTGACCAGGAAGCCCTTAAAAAGCTGGTTGAATCAAACCTGAGGTTTGTTGTAAGTGTTGCGAAAAAATATCTTGGTTGCGGCTTGCCGCTTCACGATCTGATTGCTGAGGGGATTTTGGGACTTATAGAGGCAGCACGGCGCTTTGACCCGGATAAAGGGGTTAAGTTTATATCTTACGCTGTATGGTGGATAAGACAGTCAATCATGCAAGCCCTTGCCCAGCAGACGGGTGCTGTTAAGATTCCCGTTAAGCAGGCAGTTTTAGTGAACAAGATTACACGCTCTTACGGTGAGCTTCTCAAAAAGTTAGGGAGAGAGCCGACGACAGAGGAACTTGCAGATTACCTTGGAATGGAAGCGAAAGACATAGAGAGGCTTCTTACTGTTTGCCAGGTACCGCTTTCTCTTGATACACCTGTTGGCGATGAGGAAGACACAACTTTTAAAGACTTTCTCAAAGGTGAAGGAACTGCTGAAGTAGAGGAAAAAGTTGTTCAGGAAGAGCTTAAACACAGCATTGAAGAGATGCTTGAGCAGCTTACACCTCAGGAAAAAAGGATAATCATCATGCGTTTTGGCCTTGACGGCAACGATCCTAAAACTTTAAGAGAGATAGGTGAAAAACTCGGTATTTCAAGGGAAAGGGTAAGGCAACTTGAGACAAGAGCAAAGAAGAAGATGAAAGAGTACGCCCTTAAGAAGAAATTAAACGTTTTCCTTAACTGA
- the deoC gene encoding deoxyribose-phosphate aldolase, with the protein MEEILSKIDHSILKATTTEDDVVKGAELTRKFNFATLCILPKHVKFAATLLPTEKIATVIGFPLHGVAFRSIVVETEKAISDGANELDVVLNISLVKEKRWQKLEKELSQIREISENHIIKLIMECCYLTEEEKITVGQIAVDTGWDFLKTSTGYGKYGATVDDVKLLKTIARKKAKVKASGGIRTLDDVLKFILAGADRIGTSSGERIANEIMHSGKV; encoded by the coding sequence ATGGAAGAGATACTTTCAAAGATAGACCATTCAATCCTCAAAGCAACCACAACGGAAGATGATGTAGTGAAAGGTGCCGAACTAACAAGGAAGTTTAACTTTGCAACACTGTGCATTTTGCCAAAACACGTCAAGTTTGCAGCAACGCTTCTCCCTACCGAAAAGATAGCCACCGTCATCGGATTCCCATTACATGGAGTCGCATTCCGTTCCATAGTTGTTGAAACAGAAAAAGCCATAAGTGATGGAGCAAATGAACTGGATGTCGTACTGAACATCTCTTTAGTAAAAGAAAAAAGGTGGCAAAAATTGGAAAAAGAACTGTCACAAATAAGAGAAATCAGCGAAAACCACATAATAAAGCTGATAATGGAATGCTGCTACCTTACAGAAGAGGAAAAAATTACGGTAGGACAAATTGCCGTTGATACAGGCTGGGATTTTTTAAAAACTTCAACAGGGTACGGAAAGTACGGTGCAACTGTTGATGATGTCAAACTTCTAAAAACGATAGCAAGGAAGAAGGCTAAAGTTAAAGCTTCAGGTGGAATAAGAACACTTGACGATGTCTTAAAATTTATACTTGCAGGTGCCGATAGAATAGGGACAAGTTCCGGAGAAAGGATAGCCAATGAAATCATGCATAGTGGGAAAGTTTGA
- a CDS encoding Do family serine endopeptidase: protein MNTRQLLKVAVLTTAAAVSFLTPVKAQVNVTPEDYKVALSLQKVIESVAEKVRPAVVDITSVSTVKFQHPTIPPEFRDFFREFGFPMPQFPDMPREFERKSLGSGFIVKVKNGWAYILTNNHVIDKAKKIRVKLYNGDVYTAKVVGADPKTDVALIKIKVGNKKVPVAKLGDSDKIKIGELVIAIGNPYRLDGSVTHGIISAKGRHGLGLNPIENFIQTDAAINPGNSGGPLCDIYGNVIGINTAIVRNAQGLGFAVPINIAKKVMHDLLKYGKVIRGWLGVYIEDVSPEVAAKFGIKSGVIVTKVIKDSPAYRAGLKSGDIIVTYNGEQVKGVSDLQLKVVNTKPGDRVRLGIIRNGRRETITVKIGQMPQHEMVADALSTLGLSVQKLTPELKQKLGIPDNISGLVITDIKPGSPADDAGLKEGDVIVSAGTEPQNLKPVKSVEAFAKLVEKAKDNGILLKVYRNGFSFFVVLKAEE from the coding sequence ATGAACACAAGACAGCTCTTAAAAGTGGCGGTGCTCACTACTGCTGCAGCGGTATCTTTTTTAACGCCTGTAAAGGCTCAGGTTAACGTAACACCTGAAGATTATAAAGTTGCTCTTTCTCTCCAAAAAGTTATCGAGTCTGTTGCGGAGAAGGTTAGACCGGCAGTTGTTGACATTACTTCTGTTTCAACCGTTAAATTTCAGCATCCCACCATTCCGCCTGAATTCAGGGATTTCTTCAGAGAGTTTGGTTTTCCGATGCCTCAGTTTCCTGATATGCCAAGAGAGTTTGAGAGAAAATCTCTTGGTTCAGGGTTTATCGTTAAAGTAAAAAACGGCTGGGCTTATATTCTTACAAACAACCATGTAATAGATAAAGCCAAAAAGATTCGTGTAAAACTCTACAATGGAGATGTTTATACGGCAAAGGTTGTAGGGGCTGATCCTAAAACAGATGTTGCGCTGATAAAAATTAAGGTTGGTAATAAAAAGGTTCCTGTGGCAAAGCTTGGTGATTCTGACAAGATAAAAATAGGTGAGCTTGTTATTGCTATTGGTAATCCTTACAGGTTGGACGGTTCTGTGACTCACGGTATTATTTCTGCAAAGGGAAGGCACGGTCTTGGGTTGAATCCAATAGAAAACTTCATTCAAACAGACGCTGCCATCAATCCGGGTAACAGTGGCGGCCCTCTCTGTGATATTTACGGAAATGTTATAGGTATCAACACTGCAATTGTAAGGAATGCTCAGGGTCTTGGTTTTGCTGTGCCCATAAACATAGCAAAAAAAGTTATGCACGATTTGCTTAAGTACGGTAAGGTTATAAGAGGGTGGCTTGGAGTTTACATTGAGGATGTTTCGCCTGAAGTTGCGGCTAAATTTGGTATCAAGTCAGGGGTTATTGTTACAAAAGTTATAAAGGATAGTCCGGCGTACAGGGCAGGGTTAAAGAGTGGAGACATAATTGTTACTTATAACGGTGAACAGGTTAAAGGTGTTTCCGACCTTCAACTTAAGGTGGTTAACACAAAACCCGGTGATAGAGTTAGACTTGGCATAATAAGGAATGGTAGAAGAGAGACAATTACCGTCAAAATTGGACAGATGCCACAACACGAGATGGTAGCTGATGCTCTTTCAACACTTGGATTGTCAGTTCAAAAGCTAACGCCAGAGTTAAAACAGAAACTTGGTATTCCGGACAACATTTCTGGTCTTGTGATTACGGACATTAAGCCCGGTTCACCTGCTGATGACGCTGGACTTAAAGAGGGTGACGTTATAGTCAGTGCGGGAACGGAACCTCAAAACCTTAAACCCGTGAAGAGTGTTGAGGCTTTTGCCAAACTTGTTGAAAAGGCGAAGGACAATGGTATTCTGCTTAAAGTTTACAGAAATGGATTTTCATTCTTTGTTGTTTTGAAGGCGGAAGAGTAA
- the ribF gene encoding riboflavin biosynthesis protein RibF, translating to MKSCIVGKFESFHRGHQKLIREAKKLADTVEILSIWPPPGNKNPLFTEREREYLARKFNVQLHNINFEKIKELSPEEFFIFLENCNCNLLVVGVDWKFGKNRSGDVKTAETLGKKYGIKVVSIPPVIENGKKISTSWIKELLENGQIKKANHLLGFNFFVIGISVKGQGIGKTLGFPTVNIEPEKILVIPFGVYEVNMKYDGKTFKGIANYGVRPTFKGVNPTLEVHIIGEDLEVKEKSTVKVDFIDFIREERKFKSVEELKKQIKLDVDRILNK from the coding sequence ATGAAATCATGCATAGTGGGAAAGTTTGAAAGTTTTCACCGGGGCCATCAGAAATTAATCAGAGAAGCAAAAAAGTTAGCTGACACCGTTGAAATTCTATCAATATGGCCACCACCAGGAAACAAAAATCCGCTCTTCACAGAAAGAGAGAGAGAATATCTGGCAAGAAAGTTCAACGTGCAGCTTCACAACATAAATTTTGAGAAGATAAAAGAACTATCTCCAGAAGAGTTTTTTATCTTCCTTGAAAACTGTAACTGCAACTTATTAGTGGTTGGTGTTGACTGGAAGTTTGGCAAAAACAGAAGTGGTGATGTAAAAACGGCAGAAACCCTGGGAAAAAAGTACGGGATAAAAGTAGTATCTATCCCACCTGTTATTGAAAATGGAAAAAAGATAAGCACTTCATGGATAAAAGAGCTACTGGAAAATGGACAAATTAAGAAGGCAAATCACCTCTTGGGTTTCAATTTCTTCGTTATAGGCATTTCTGTAAAAGGACAAGGAATAGGAAAAACGTTGGGATTCCCAACTGTGAACATTGAACCAGAAAAAATACTTGTAATACCATTTGGTGTTTACGAAGTGAACATGAAATACGACGGCAAAACCTTCAAAGGCATAGCAAACTACGGCGTAAGACCCACTTTCAAAGGTGTAAATCCCACTTTAGAAGTCCACATAATAGGTGAGGATTTAGAGGTCAAAGAAAAATCCACCGTAAAAGTGGACTTTATAGACTTTATACGGGAAGAGAGAAAGTTTAAATCTGTTGAAGAGCTGAAAAAACAGATTAAATTAGACGTGGACAGAATTCTAAACAAGTAA
- a CDS encoding pseudouridine synthase, whose product MASKIRLDRFLSESGYGTRKEVKQMIKKGIVEVNSVSAKDPSFKVDPEKDSVTVEGEDVFHTDEFYIMLNKPEGYITSTKDRELTVMELICDIPRFENLFPVGRLDKDTTGLLLITNDGELAHRLTHPKWKVPKVYIATVKGKLSEKEIEKLEKGINLGDFVTKPAKVKVITEEETTSEVEIEIKEGKYHQVKRMFEKVGHPVIKLRRTSFGPLKLGNLPEGEYRFLTDKEIEKLKRATGLLP is encoded by the coding sequence ATGGCTTCTAAAATAAGGCTTGATAGATTTCTATCAGAAAGCGGCTACGGAACGAGGAAAGAAGTAAAACAGATGATAAAAAAGGGAATCGTCGAAGTAAACAGTGTTTCTGCTAAAGACCCTTCCTTTAAGGTAGACCCGGAGAAAGATTCCGTCACCGTTGAAGGCGAAGATGTTTTCCACACAGATGAGTTTTACATAATGCTCAACAAACCTGAAGGGTACATAACCTCAACAAAAGATAGAGAACTTACCGTTATGGAACTTATCTGCGACATTCCCCGATTTGAAAACCTTTTTCCTGTCGGAAGGCTGGACAAAGACACTACAGGACTCCTCCTTATAACAAACGATGGCGAACTTGCCCACAGGTTAACCCATCCAAAGTGGAAAGTGCCAAAAGTTTACATTGCAACTGTTAAAGGTAAACTTTCAGAAAAAGAGATAGAAAAACTTGAAAAGGGAATTAACCTTGGTGACTTTGTAACAAAACCGGCAAAAGTTAAAGTCATAACTGAAGAGGAAACGACATCAGAAGTTGAGATTGAAATAAAGGAAGGAAAATACCACCAGGTAAAAAGAATGTTTGAAAAGGTGGGACACCCTGTCATAAAACTCCGCAGAACTTCATTTGGACCTTTAAAACTTGGCAATCTCCCCGAAGGTGAATATAGATTTTTAACAGACAAAGAGATAGAGAAGTTGAAGAGAGCAACGGGACTGCTCCCTTAG
- the secA gene encoding preprotein translocase subunit SecA, which translates to MIDIVLTKLFGSKNERAVKKMKPIVEKINALEPEFEKKSKEELQALTAKWKEELSKIKDVKEQFKYMDRILPEAFAAVREAAKRTLGMRHYDVQLIGGMVLHQGKVAEMKTGEGKTLVATLPVYLNALAGKGVHVVTVNDYLAKRDAEWMGPVYNYLGITVGYLQNSMEKPERKEMYLRDVTYGTNSEFGFDYLRDNMAFSKDERVQRELFYAIVDEADSILIDEARTPLIISGPSEENVDIYYIADSIVRQLKKEKHFTVDEKNKTAVLTDEGIREVEKIVTKMTGIKDFNLYDPKFADLLHGIIQSLRAHHLFKKDVDYVVKDGKVIIVDEFTGRIMPGRRWSDGLHQAVEAKEKVKIEAENQTLATITIQNYFRLYKKLAGMTGTAETEAAELKEIYGLDVVVIPTNKPVIRIDHPDVIYKTMKAKYDAVVKEIEKNYKRGRPVLVGTNSIEASEYLSMLLKKKGIPHNVLNAKYHEREAEIVAQAGRLGAVTIATNMAGRGTDILLGGNPEYMARQELKKRGITPEKVGEEKYEELLKEETEKFKKITEEEKKKVIELGGLYIIGTERNEARRIDNQLRGRAGRQGDPGESRFFLSLEDDLLRLFGSDRIKKLMEMMNVPDDEPITHKMVSKALENAQKRVEDQNFQIRKRLLEYDEVYNVQRKVIYEQRNKLLDGENFKEDILYMIEEVVWKLIDLYAPENIIPDEWDFEGLKRALELRFGLEFDIPSSFKELMEMKVEGAVDERDKLFHLIYDRLVKEYEEKEKLIGSQQLREIERLIMLQTLDHYWRQHLRALDHIKESIGWRGYAQKDPIVEFKKEAFILFEELISRIEDATVDGIFNYFKYVESQIEESGNKA; encoded by the coding sequence ATGATAGATATTGTTCTTACGAAGCTTTTTGGCAGTAAAAACGAAAGAGCAGTTAAAAAAATGAAGCCGATTGTCGAGAAAATAAATGCGCTGGAACCTGAGTTTGAGAAGAAGAGTAAAGAAGAGCTTCAAGCCCTCACGGCTAAATGGAAGGAAGAACTTTCCAAGATAAAGGATGTAAAAGAACAGTTTAAATACATGGACAGGATTCTGCCTGAGGCTTTTGCAGCCGTTCGTGAAGCTGCAAAGAGAACTCTTGGAATGAGGCACTACGATGTACAGCTTATAGGTGGTATGGTTCTTCATCAGGGGAAAGTTGCTGAGATGAAGACCGGTGAAGGTAAAACGTTGGTGGCAACGCTTCCCGTTTATCTTAACGCACTTGCAGGAAAGGGTGTTCACGTTGTTACCGTTAACGATTACCTCGCCAAGAGGGATGCAGAGTGGATGGGTCCTGTCTATAACTACCTTGGCATAACTGTTGGTTATCTTCAGAACAGCATGGAAAAGCCGGAAAGAAAAGAGATGTATTTAAGGGATGTAACATACGGAACCAACAGTGAATTTGGATTTGATTACCTCCGTGACAACATGGCGTTTTCAAAGGATGAAAGGGTTCAGAGAGAGCTTTTCTACGCGATAGTTGACGAAGCCGATTCTATTTTGATTGACGAAGCAAGAACGCCGCTAATTATCTCTGGTCCTTCAGAGGAAAATGTTGATATCTACTACATTGCCGATTCTATCGTTAGACAGCTTAAAAAAGAGAAGCACTTTACCGTTGATGAAAAGAACAAAACTGCTGTTTTAACAGATGAGGGGATAAGAGAAGTTGAAAAAATTGTTACGAAAATGACGGGTATAAAAGATTTTAATCTCTATGATCCTAAATTTGCTGACCTGCTCCACGGAATTATACAGTCTCTGAGGGCTCACCACCTTTTTAAAAAGGATGTTGATTACGTTGTAAAAGATGGCAAGGTAATTATCGTAGATGAATTCACAGGGAGGATAATGCCGGGAAGACGCTGGAGTGACGGTCTCCATCAGGCTGTAGAGGCAAAAGAGAAGGTTAAGATAGAGGCTGAAAACCAGACACTTGCAACGATAACGATTCAGAATTACTTCCGTCTCTACAAAAAGCTTGCTGGAATGACCGGTACAGCGGAAACGGAAGCGGCAGAACTGAAAGAGATTTACGGACTTGATGTTGTTGTTATTCCTACCAATAAACCGGTTATAAGAATAGACCATCCAGACGTTATCTATAAAACAATGAAGGCAAAGTACGATGCTGTTGTTAAGGAGATAGAGAAAAACTACAAAAGGGGAAGACCTGTTCTTGTTGGAACAAACTCTATTGAAGCTTCAGAATATCTATCCATGCTTTTAAAGAAAAAAGGAATTCCACACAACGTTCTTAACGCTAAATATCATGAGAGGGAAGCGGAGATTGTTGCCCAGGCTGGGAGGCTTGGTGCTGTTACGATAGCAACAAACATGGCTGGTCGTGGAACGGACATTCTTCTTGGTGGCAATCCTGAATATATGGCCAGGCAGGAACTTAAGAAGAGGGGAATAACGCCGGAAAAGGTAGGTGAAGAAAAGTACGAGGAACTTCTTAAAGAGGAAACGGAAAAGTTTAAGAAGATAACGGAAGAAGAAAAGAAAAAGGTTATAGAGCTTGGCGGCCTTTACATCATAGGAACTGAAAGAAACGAGGCCCGTCGTATAGACAATCAGTTGAGAGGTCGTGCAGGGAGACAGGGGGACCCCGGAGAATCAAGATTTTTCCTCTCTCTTGAAGATGATCTTTTGAGACTTTTCGGTTCTGACAGAATTAAGAAGTTAATGGAAATGATGAACGTTCCGGATGACGAGCCAATAACACACAAGATGGTTTCAAAAGCCCTTGAAAATGCACAGAAAAGGGTTGAGGACCAGAACTTCCAGATAAGAAAGAGACTTTTAGAGTACGATGAGGTTTACAACGTTCAGAGAAAGGTAATTTATGAGCAGAGGAATAAACTGCTTGATGGAGAAAACTTTAAAGAGGATATTCTCTACATGATTGAAGAGGTTGTTTGGAAGCTTATAGACCTTTATGCTCCGGAAAATATTATTCCTGATGAATGGGATTTCGAAGGATTGAAGAGGGCATTAGAACTTCGTTTCGGTCTTGAGTTTGATATCCCTTCGTCGTTTAAAGAACTTATGGAGATGAAAGTTGAAGGTGCGGTTGATGAGAGAGATAAACTATTCCATCTCATTTACGATAGACTTGTAAAGGAGTATGAAGAAAAGGAAAAACTCATAGGAAGCCAGCAGTTGAGAGAGATAGAGCGTCTCATTATGCTTCAGACACTTGATCACTACTGGAGACAGCACTTGAGAGCGTTAGACCACATAAAAGAGAGTATTGGCTGGAGGGGTTACGCTCAGAAAGATCCAATTGTTGAGTTTAAGAAGGAGGCGTTTATACTGTTTGAGGAACTTATTTCCAGAATAGAAGATGCAACGGTTGACGGTATATTTAACTATTTTAAATATGTTGAAAGCCAGATAGAAGAAAGTGGAAATAAGGCCTGA
- the era gene encoding GTPase Era codes for MSETPFKSGYVAILGRPNVGKSTLLNSFLGTKVAIVTDKPQTTRHRIVGVKHLDNAQVVFLDTPGIHKEKFELNKYMNEVAFSVIPDADIILFLIDARTGLTEADRKILDKIGETKRKETKVFVVINKIDGVPKEELLPLIEEINENYPFVDEIVPISAARGTNLDRLLELIIENLPEGPKYYEENMVTDMPLEQYVAEIIREKIMLLTSQEIPHAVTVNVISIEPGDKNPNMLVIDADIIVERPSQKAIVIGKNGQKLKKIGTLARQELEQILGKKIYLRLWVKVKEDWRDRADYLRRLGYGF; via the coding sequence TTGAGCGAAACACCTTTTAAATCAGGTTATGTTGCAATACTTGGAAGACCAAACGTAGGAAAATCAACACTTTTAAACAGTTTCCTGGGAACAAAAGTGGCGATAGTCACAGACAAACCGCAAACCACAAGACATAGAATTGTAGGTGTAAAACATTTAGACAACGCACAGGTTGTCTTCCTTGACACACCCGGAATTCACAAGGAAAAATTTGAACTTAACAAATACATGAACGAGGTGGCCTTCAGCGTAATACCGGATGCTGACATAATACTTTTCCTCATAGATGCAAGGACAGGTCTTACAGAAGCTGACAGAAAAATTCTTGACAAAATTGGAGAAACAAAGAGAAAAGAGACAAAAGTTTTTGTTGTAATAAACAAAATTGACGGCGTACCAAAGGAAGAGCTGCTTCCACTCATTGAAGAGATAAACGAAAATTACCCATTTGTTGATGAGATAGTACCAATATCAGCAGCAAGAGGCACAAACCTTGACAGGCTTCTTGAGCTAATTATTGAAAACCTTCCAGAAGGTCCAAAATACTATGAAGAAAACATGGTAACAGACATGCCCCTTGAACAGTATGTTGCTGAAATAATAAGGGAAAAAATAATGCTTCTTACATCGCAGGAAATTCCTCACGCCGTTACGGTAAACGTGATAAGCATAGAACCGGGCGATAAAAACCCAAACATGTTGGTCATTGATGCAGATATTATCGTTGAAAGACCTTCTCAAAAAGCAATAGTAATCGGCAAGAATGGACAAAAGTTAAAGAAAATAGGAACACTTGCCAGGCAGGAACTTGAACAAATTTTAGGAAAGAAGATATACCTTAGACTCTGGGTAAAGGTCAAAGAAGACTGGCGAGACAGAGCAGACTACCTTAGAAGGCTTGGCTATGGCTTCTAA
- a CDS encoding C40 family peptidase translates to MVRKLLIAVALCVLPVTARADLYVVRRGDSLYKIARKYHTTVETIRRLNGIRGKLLRPGQRLIVPGRSRFAKPKKSVATINLLETEARELSEASERELAVKTLSELNPQDIYSITDTVETESELLSDAISTPLDVPYDNWSLSILNLPQYKSSLLKILATIFKRYKNTPYVFGYNNPSRGLDCSSFTMRVYRKLGISLPRTARGQFNVGVPVDREHLKVGDLVFFRTYARFPSHVGIYIGDGKFVHFSSSNHGLAISSLDSRYFRKRFIGAKRVLSEKKVREVVAKLKEGLQ, encoded by the coding sequence ATGGTGAGGAAGTTGTTAATTGCTGTAGCTTTATGCGTTCTGCCGGTAACTGCAAGGGCAGATTTATATGTTGTTAGAAGAGGCGATTCCCTCTACAAAATAGCCCGCAAATACCATACAACTGTTGAGACAATAAGACGCCTGAATGGTATAAGAGGAAAACTTTTAAGGCCCGGCCAGCGTTTAATTGTTCCCGGTAGAAGCCGGTTTGCAAAGCCGAAAAAGAGCGTTGCCACGATAAATCTACTTGAAACGGAGGCGAGAGAACTTTCGGAAGCCTCTGAAAGGGAACTGGCAGTAAAAACACTTTCAGAGCTTAATCCTCAGGATATTTATTCCATTACAGACACTGTAGAGACAGAATCGGAGCTCCTTTCTGACGCTATATCAACGCCCCTTGATGTTCCATACGATAACTGGAGCCTTTCAATTTTGAATTTGCCTCAGTATAAAAGTTCTCTTTTAAAGATACTTGCAACTATATTTAAGCGTTACAAGAACACTCCTTACGTTTTTGGCTACAACAACCCGTCTCGCGGGCTTGACTGTTCTTCCTTTACGATGAGAGTCTATAGGAAGTTAGGTATATCTCTACCCAGGACGGCAAGAGGGCAGTTTAATGTTGGCGTTCCCGTTGATAGAGAGCATTTGAAAGTTGGTGATCTTGTCTTTTTCAGAACGTATGCAAGATTTCCTTCTCACGTTGGCATCTACATCGGAGATGGCAAGTTTGTCCATTTTTCTTCTTCAAACCACGGGCTTGCAATATCTTCTCTTGATAGCAGATATTTTAGAAAGAGGTTTATCGGTGCTAAAAGAGTTTTAAGCGAGAAAAAGGTTAGAGAAGTTGTAGCTAAGCTAAAAGAAGGTTTACAATAA
- a CDS encoding pseudouridine synthase yields the protein MRLNRFLSYAGFGARRKVEELVKQQRVTVNGEVVDSPAVDVDPKKDVVKVDGERVRLPKKFVYLLFNKPQGVLTTMEKVEGDRRTTVRDFFRKYPVRIFPVGRLDYNTEGLLLMTNDGELADRLMHPRYHVPKTYIAKVKGKVTLAEVERMKKGAKLEDGFIKPLSVKYLKPSRTGKNTYLEITIDVGRNRIVRRFFQRFKHPVLKLKRVSIGPLKLGNLPRGYYRELSREEVEKLKEAVGLKEGG from the coding sequence ATGAGATTAAATAGATTTCTATCGTATGCCGGTTTTGGTGCAAGGCGTAAAGTGGAAGAACTTGTAAAACAGCAGAGGGTTACTGTTAACGGCGAAGTCGTTGATTCTCCTGCAGTTGACGTTGATCCAAAAAAGGATGTTGTAAAGGTGGACGGTGAGAGGGTCAGGCTTCCTAAAAAGTTTGTTTACCTTCTGTTTAATAAACCGCAGGGTGTTTTAACTACAATGGAGAAGGTAGAGGGAGACAGGAGAACAACAGTAAGAGATTTCTTTAGAAAGTACCCTGTAAGGATTTTCCCGGTTGGAAGGCTTGACTACAACACAGAAGGTCTTCTCCTTATGACAAACGACGGTGAACTTGCAGACAGGTTGATGCATCCAAGATATCACGTTCCTAAGACTTACATTGCAAAGGTAAAGGGAAAGGTTACGCTGGCAGAAGTAGAAAGGATGAAAAAGGGTGCAAAGTTAGAAGACGGTTTTATTAAGCCTCTGTCTGTTAAGTACCTTAAACCAAGTAGAACCGGTAAAAACACGTACCTTGAAATTACTATAGATGTAGGGAGAAACAGAATTGTCAGGAGATTTTTCCAGAGATTCAAACATCCGGTCCTTAAATTGAAGAGGGTTAGCATAGGGCCTTTAAAGCTTGGAAATCTGCCAAGAGGATATTACAGAGAACTTTCAAGGGAAGAGGTTGAGAAATTAAAGGAAGCTGTAGGTTTAAAAGAGGGGGGGTGA